A window of Diabrotica virgifera virgifera chromosome 9, PGI_DIABVI_V3a contains these coding sequences:
- the LOC126891280 gene encoding uncharacterized protein LOC126891280, producing MDFPKGGIKRIWQDESTKSIKHTGTEGKRYVIVHAGGKHGFTEGADLVFSSKSTIRNQNPKEPSVIVLDNASYHSEILKKQPTNSWTVDKIKVWLTNKNITFPQYCFKPQLLTLAKSHAQPNIYMVDEITHSFGHRVLRLPHYHCQFNPIEYI from the coding sequence ATGGATTTTCCTAAAGGTGGTATTAAACGAATTTGGCAGGACGAGAGTACAAAATCCATAAAACATACCGGTACCGAGGGAAAGAGATATGTCATAGTGCATGCAGGTGGAAAACATGGTTTTACTGAGGGAGCCGATCTAGTGTTTTCCTCAAAATCAACCATCCGAAATCAAAATCCAAAAGAACCATCCGTTATAGTACTGGATAATGCTTCGTACCATTCggaaattttaaaaaagcaaCCAACAAACTCCTGGACCGTAGATAAAATAAAAGTATGGTTAACgaataaaaatattacatttcCTCAATATTGCTTTAAGCCTCAACTACTAACGTTAGCTAAAAGTCATGCACAACCAAACATATATATGGTAGACGAAATTACACATAGCTTTGGACATCGTGTGTTAAGACTACCGCACTATCATTGCCAATTCAATCCTATTGAATATATTTGA